The Streptococcus sp. 29896 genome includes a region encoding these proteins:
- a CDS encoding (deoxy)nucleoside triphosphate pyrophosphohydrolase has protein sequence MSKKIINVVAAVIEKDGKIFCAQRPEGKSLGGYWEFPGGKLEQGETPEEALVREIKEEFDSEIEIISFLNEASYEYDFGIVTMKTYRSKLVAGNLTLLEHQDSKWLPIEQLDDLEWAPVDIPAVKCLQQK, from the coding sequence TTGTCAAAAAAAATTATTAATGTCGTAGCAGCGGTAATCGAAAAAGATGGAAAAATCTTTTGTGCCCAGCGTCCTGAAGGAAAGAGCCTAGGGGGCTATTGGGAATTTCCTGGAGGAAAGCTTGAGCAAGGTGAGACTCCTGAAGAGGCTTTAGTTCGCGAAATCAAAGAAGAATTTGATTCTGAAATAGAAATTATTTCTTTCCTAAATGAAGCATCCTACGAATATGACTTTGGCATTGTTACAATGAAAACCTACCGTTCAAAATTAGTCGCTGGAAATTTAACATTATTAGAACACCAGGATTCTAAATGGCTTCCAATCGAACAATTAGATGACTTAGAATGGGCACCAGTAGATATTCCAGCTGTCAAATGTTTGCAACAAAAATAG
- a CDS encoding MmcQ/YjbR family DNA-binding protein, translated as MSRQIAHLPSLIPFGFIFSDGRYTYREVFMEGQFEAVVEVDEAGQLSSYVWDCEMEEVYTAHLVTAPAGAFVGQVRESYQSILARVEEACCIALPFSKDQSNRIAQLIKEKWGDLPDYPFAKSPETGAFRHPANSKWYALVTQVKRGQLDGSADQELVEIVNLKVDGREIAELLSQSGIFPAYHMSKKTWVSVLLDETVEDQMVFAFLEKSRYLVGPKSYKAEQGPDYWVIPANPKVYDIDTEFAENKVVYWPQKSTIQAGDIVAIYVTAPVQAIRYVCHVLGANLENHGQSDIPTDKKVMQVELLAQLSDDVLPRARMMDLGVRAVRGPRRLTEGVIEVLSAEVKKPPLNYQNI; from the coding sequence ATGTCTAGACAAATTGCACACCTCCCCTCTCTCATCCCTTTCGGTTTTATCTTCTCCGATGGTCGTTACACCTACCGTGAAGTCTTCATGGAGGGGCAGTTTGAGGCGGTGGTGGAGGTGGATGAGGCTGGCCAGTTGTCGTCCTATGTCTGGGATTGTGAGATGGAGGAGGTCTATACCGCCCATCTGGTGACTGCGCCAGCTGGGGCTTTTGTGGGGCAGGTGAGAGAAAGCTATCAGTCTATTTTGGCTCGGGTAGAGGAGGCTTGTTGTATCGCTCTGCCATTTTCCAAAGACCAAAGCAACCGCATAGCCCAGCTCATCAAGGAGAAGTGGGGTGACCTACCTGATTATCCCTTTGCCAAGTCGCCCGAGACAGGTGCTTTTCGCCATCCTGCCAATAGTAAGTGGTACGCTTTGGTGACTCAGGTCAAGCGGGGACAGCTGGATGGGAGCGCTGATCAAGAGCTGGTGGAGATTGTCAATCTCAAGGTTGACGGTCGGGAAATAGCAGAGCTGCTGAGCCAGTCGGGCATCTTTCCTGCCTACCATATGTCAAAGAAGACCTGGGTGTCGGTCTTGCTGGATGAGACTGTGGAGGACCAGATGGTTTTTGCCTTCCTTGAGAAGAGCCGTTATCTGGTAGGACCAAAATCCTACAAGGCGGAGCAAGGGCCTGATTACTGGGTTATTCCAGCCAATCCAAAGGTCTATGATATTGATACCGAGTTTGCGGAAAATAAGGTAGTCTATTGGCCACAAAAATCAACCATTCAAGCTGGGGACATCGTAGCCATCTATGTGACGGCACCAGTACAGGCTATTCGGTATGTTTGTCATGTCTTGGGGGCGAATCTAGAAAATCACGGACAATCAGACATTCCTACAGATAAGAAAGTCATGCAGGTGGAACTGCTTGCTCAGCTGTCCGATGATGTACTTCCTAGAGCGCGCATGATGGACTTGGGTGTCAGGGCGGTGCGTGGTCCTAGACGCTTGACAGAGGGCGTGATAGAAGTGCTGTCAGCCGAAGTGAAAAAACCTCCATTAAATTATCAGAATATTTAA